The Sphingobacterium lactis sequence CTTCTTAACGACTCCGAATGTTTTACGACCATGTGGTTAAATTCGATCTTGTTCATACAATTAGCGATTATAGTATAGTTAAATGTTTCGTTAATGATTTTTCAGATCTTCTGAAAGAAGCGATAACAATCGAAAGAATTATTATGCTATATGTTCAATTTTATGCAAGAGTTGTGCTGGAAATAAACAATATTGTGGAATTCGATAAGAAAAAATTACCGATTTTCGTTAAAAGTAAGGCGCAAAGAATTTAATTTCTGCGTTGAAAGTCAATAAAAAGGGAATTATTGTTTTATAATAAAAAAATAAACGGTTGGCGAAAATGTGGAAAACTTTTAAAGGATGTTTACCTCGCGTTCCAAAAGTACCCCAAACATTGTACGCACATCGTCCACAATAGTAGACGATACTTCGTAAATAGCATTCCCTGAGGCATTTCCTTTGTTGGTGAGCACCAAAGCCTGATTTTTCCAGACGGCTACTTCACCCACAGCTTTACCTTTCCAACCACACTTTTCGATCAGCCAGCCGGCTGCTAATTTTTCACGCCCATCCGGAAGGGGATAATGTACGATTTCAGGGTGTTCAGCTGCGATTTTTTGGAATTCCGCTGCGCTGATGATGGGGTTCTTGAAGAAACTACCTGCGTTTCCGATGGTTGAGGGGTCGGGTAATTTTTCCACACGGATAAATGATACCACTTCGGCGACATCACGAATGGTCGGTTCCGTGATTCCACGCTTGGCCAACTCACCCTCAATCGCTCCGTAACTAGTGTTTACTTTTCCGAACAGGTCCAGTTTGTAAGTCACGCTACAGATGATGAACCTGCCCTTATATTCACGCTTGAAAATACTGTCCCGGTAGGAGAATTGACATTCGGTATTGTTGAAGGTTACGAACTCACCGGTTTGGGTATCAAATGCGCGACAAGAGTAGAAAATGTGCATCAGCTCCTGGCCATACGCACCAATATTTTGGATAGGGGATGCGCCGACTGTCCCTGGGATCAGGGCCATGTTTTCCAAGCCTGCGAAATCATGATCGATGCAGTACCATACCAGGTCGTTCCACACTTCACCTGCTTCAGCAGTCACGAAAACCTGATTGCCCTCAATGAAATGTTGGATGCCTTTACTGGCCATGTGCACAATGAGTCCCGGGTAATCCTTGGTAAACAGGACATTACTACCACCACCCAGAATAAAAAATTCGGAATCAAAGGCTTTGTCCTCGTAAAGGCTGGAAAGCATGCTTTCGTCTTCAACTTTTACGTACTTTTGGGCCGTCGCTTGGATTCCGAAAGAATTCAATGCGTTAAGTGGCTGTTGTTTAAGGATAATGCTTTTCATTTTTTTGACCGAATCTTTTAAAAGTTCGAAAAATTAAGTTATCTTAGGTAACCTACAAATTCGGGTGTAAATATAGTTAAAGCACAATTTATAAACTAATAATAATTGCTGATGGCAAAAAATGCAGATGCGAAGCGAATGAAAATCTTGGAAGCGGCGAAACGGAGGTTTGCCCATTTTGGACTAGCCAAAACCACAATGGCCGAGATTGCCCAAGATTTATCCTTTTCAAAAGCACTATTGTATTATTATTTTCCGGATAAGAACAGGTTGTATGCCTCTGTCTTTGAGATGGCCGTGGATGAGATTATCACGGAGACCACTGCGAAGATCGAGGATGCCAACGGTGTGTGCCAAGCGATGGATGCCTTCCTAAGCACCCGCCTGCAGATCATCAAAGATAACTACAGCATCTTTGAGTATGCGTATTCCCTACGCAGTGAATTGCCACCCGACGTGGAAGAAGTCCTACCGAAATTATTTGAAAAGGAAATCCAGCAGGTCAGTACCATCCTTCGCAAGGGAATCAAGCACGATGGCTTGGTCGTGGATGATGTGGAAGTAACCGCCAAGATTTTATTGATTTCGCTATTGGGTATGCGCTTGGGAATCCTTCAGGAAGTGAAGAGCTTATTCCTGCCGCCATCCAAGGAAGAGTTTGACTATATCCTGGGTTTACAGCAGAAACTTGCCAAAATATTTTTGAACGGTCTTAAGAGTTAACGCTCTTCAAGATGTGGCTGACGATCAGGTTTGCATGCACCCGGGAGTTCTCGATGAACCATAGGTGTGTGTTCAGACCACCACAAACCACGCCCGCCAGGTACAGGTTGGGGATATTGGTTTCCATGGTCTCGGGATTGTGATGCGGTATGCAAGGCGCTTGCAAAGGAATTTCAACACCAATTTTTTCCAGAAATTCAAAGTTCGGTCGATAGCCCGTTAATGCCAGCACGAAATCATTCTCAATGACCTTCTTGCCGCGGGGCGTATCGAATTCCACCTCCCTTTCCGTAATGTTGGTGATGTTCGCATTGTAGTATGCCTTGATCTCACCAAAAGCAATTCTATTCTCTATATCCGGACGTACCCAATATTTGACACGTGGGCTAACTTCCTTCCCGCGGATGATCAAGGTCACTTCAGCACCTTTCCGATAGGTCTCCAGGGCAGCATCGATGGACGAATTGCTGGCCCCCACCACCACCACCTTCTGTTTGGCATAATAATGCGGATCGTCATAATAGTGGCGTACTTTGGGCAGCCCCTCTCCAGGAACGCCTAAATACATGGGTATATCGTAGAATCCCGTTGCGATAATCACATGTTTAGCGCGATAAGAGGTTTTACTCGTTGTCACCAGAAATAGGCCGTCTACTTTATTGATGTCGATAACTTCTTCGAATAGATGGGTATTCAGGTCAAATTTGCGCTCCACCCGCCTGTAATATTCCAGGGCTTCAGCCCGTTTGGGTTTCGGGTTGGTTGTCACAAAAGGAGTGTCGCCAATTTCCAATCGCTCGGACGTGGAAAAGAAAGACATGTTGATCGGGTAATTGTATAAGGAGTTGGTAAGACATCCCTTCTCCAAGATTACGTGCGAAAGGTTGTTGCGCTTTGCTTCGATTCCACAGGCAATGCCTATCGGTCCACCACCTACGATCAATATATCAATACTGTTATCCATTTCTTATCTCTAATTTTTGCGCTTGGATGGCGGTTTCCTTTTCCATCACATCCAAGGTCGATTTGTATAAATCTGCGGATATTTTATTTAAGAATTGCAATTGTTCTGTAATTAAATCCGTTTCTACAGGATCCAGCGTGTCCGGAGTCAGTTCCGGAAAATCCGAAACAGGCTGGAAGGGGCTGCTGTTCTCCTTGGCCGGGATTTCCTCGATGGATTTGGCCAAATTGTTCAAGATCTTCTTCAGGATGATCAGGTGCTCCTTTGTGTAGTTACTGTTCTTCGCTTCCGTCAATTGGGTCAACAAAGTCGCGCCATAGGAAGAGAGGATGTGGTTCAGTATTACGAACCGGTTGGCTTCCTTGGTGCTCTTCTGCCGCCATTTGGGCTCCGAGAGCATCCGTTGGAACGTAGATCCCATATTGGCTGAGGCAATGTAGAGCTCCTTGCGCGACAGTTTATAGCTGGTGATGCTGATGTCTTCCCCGGATAGGATCCGGACCGCCTGCGCCAGGTAGTTGTAATTGGCAATCAGCAGTTGACGGATATTGTTCTTGATCTGAAAGCTCTCCCAATTCGGAAAGACGATATAACTGGAAATAAAGGCAATCATCCCCCCGAGGAAGGTGTCGAAGATCCTTTCCTTGGCGATGTCAAACGTGTTGTGCCCGGTAAAGCTCAACATGATCAATACATAGGGAGTCATGAACATGACGGCCATAATGTAATTCACGCGGAAGAGGCTATAGGCAATCAGGAAGAAAAAGATCAGGAAGATAAACCTGGCGATTTCGGAATGGACCGTCATCAGGATGATGGCCCCGATGATACCGCCGATGATCGTCCCGAGGAGCCGTTGGAAATTCCTTTCCTTGGTCAGCCCGAAGCCGGGCTTCAGGATCACCATAATCGTCAGGAGTACCCAGTAACTGCCCATGGTACCGATATTGAACCACTGCGCGTTCAGCACCAGGTACGTGATGGACATCACGACGGCCATCCGCAGGGCATGGCGAAATATCGTGGATTCCATGGAAAGGTTGTCCTTCAATTTCCGCAGGTCGATATGCTCGGTCTGGATAAATTTGTTGGCTTCCTCGATCTCCTGTTTCTTGATCGTATTGTTCGGCCGGATAACGCCGTAATTGTAAATGTTGTGAATAAAGGAACTGATGTGGCGGATGCTAATCAGGATCTTCTTCAAGGGAATGCTGTTGATGTTCTGCTCCCTTTCGATTTTCTCGATGGACAGCAGGATGGACTCGATATCTTCCTTGAAGTTGTACAACGGTTTCGGCGCCCGGTTCGCATTGAGCTGGTAGGCCAGGTGATCGAGTTCATTGGCGGTCTTGATCAGTAGGTGCTTGAAGTCCTTCAGGATACCCGTGTGCCCATATTCCTTCCGGATTAACTCATAGTCATAATGCGTGGTCATGGCCTGTTCGTACAGGTCTACGATATCATTAAAAGTTAAGGTAAGGAAACGACCTATTTTCGTTGTATCTTTAATCGATCGCTTGCTCTGGAACAGCAGGTCGCGAACGTTCTCCTGGTGTTCATGCACTTCGATCTGCTTATCGATGAGTTTGCGGTAATTATCGTCGATATTGATTCTAGTGTCGTAGAAATTTGCACGCAGGCGGATGAAATCCCCGACGTGGCGGACCGTTTCGGAAAGTTCCTGTTGGGCAAGACGGTAAGGTCTGGCCTGGGTGATCGAGAAACTGATCAGCATGTACCATAGTCCACCGGTCGTGAAATACAGGAGGAACATGAGTTCATCGTGAAAACTGTTCTGGTCGTCTACATAAATCAGCATGATCAGGATGCCCATGGAACCGACAGTGGCGGCCCGGGCATTGAAGACGGCAAACATGGAATAGACAAAACAAAGGAGGCCGATTACGATGGTCATCAGCCAGATATTGCCGTTCACCAATACGGTGATGAATTGAGTGATCAGGCAGATGATGAAACAGGCAATCATGCCCGTTCGACGATGGGCTGGTGCGCCAGGGGTATCGGAAAGGCCAACTAATAATGCGCCAAGGGAAATGTAAGTCCCTAACAGGATCTTGTCCAATGCCGCGCAAATGATGATCGGAACGATACAGCCAATGGTGATGCGAAGGCCATCAGCAAAGTATTGACTGTAGAAGAAGTTACTTAATTCCTTGGTTTTTTTCATGTGTGCAAACAAAGATACGCAAGCCTAGGTTAATTTAAATGGGGTAAACATCCAATATACAATAAAAAGATGTTAAGATATTATAGATTTGAAGTTATTAAAATATTAATAAAACCCAATTGTTAGTGTAAAAATTACAATTACTCAATGAATTTACTATTAAAATTATATATTTGTGCTGGAAAGACTTTCCAAATTACAAACTAACACACACTCCACAAGAATATGAGATTAAGTCAAAAAAAAGCTGTATTCCAGAATGAAGTCCTTACGCGCTTTGATTTGTACAAGAGTTTGTTCCTGACCCTGCCATTTCAGCGGGTAAAACATACCGGTACGATCCTCCCTTTCTTCACGAACCATTGTGAACAGGGCGTAGAGGCACACCATTCTCCGGAACAGATTATAGATAGTTTTTTTGGGCAATATGAGCAGTACGTAAAGGAGGACGATCGTTTGGATCTGTTGTTCCGAATCGTCCAGTATATCGAACGACAGGTGGTTCTGTTCGATGCTGTGGAAGACTCCGCATTTAAGAAAGTCGGGAAGAGTGATGAATCCGGTGGAATGGAGTCTATCTTTACGTTGGCACAGACCAACCCGCAATTGAAAAAGCAAGTGGTCAGCCGATTGAAAGATCTTTCCGTACGCTTGGTGCTGACGGCACATCCGACACAGTTCTATCCTGGGCCGGTACTCTCGATCATCAACGACTTAATCGATGACTTGAAAAAAGATGATATCCCAAATATCCATCTGCTCTTGCAGCAATTGGGGAAAACACCATTTATCAATAAACAGAAGCCTACTCCAGTGGATGAGGCAATCAGCTTGGCATGGTACCTGGAAAACGTATTCTATAGCGTTGCTTCCGGTATCCAAGCGAAGATAGAGAACGAATTAGAGGTCAGTCCTGATGACATCGATCATTTGATCGAACTAGGCTTCTGGCCGGGAGGAGACCGCGACGGAAACCCGAATGTGACATGGGAAAGCACGAAACGCGTGGCTACGCTCTTGCGCACCATCCTTTTCCGCTGCTATTACCGAGATTTCCGGATCGTAAAAAGACGCATTACCTTCCGTGGGGTAGAAAGCTACATGGAGGAATTGCAGGAGCTGTTCTATGAGAACAGTTTCAATCCCGTGGAAAAGCCGGTAGATGAAACTGAACGGATC is a genomic window containing:
- a CDS encoding FUSC family protein, translating into MKKTKELSNFFYSQYFADGLRITIGCIVPIIICAALDKILLGTYISLGALLVGLSDTPGAPAHRRTGMIACFIICLITQFITVLVNGNIWLMTIVIGLLCFVYSMFAVFNARAATVGSMGILIMLIYVDDQNSFHDELMFLLYFTTGGLWYMLISFSITQARPYRLAQQELSETVRHVGDFIRLRANFYDTRINIDDNYRKLIDKQIEVHEHQENVRDLLFQSKRSIKDTTKIGRFLTLTFNDIVDLYEQAMTTHYDYELIRKEYGHTGILKDFKHLLIKTANELDHLAYQLNANRAPKPLYNFKEDIESILLSIEKIEREQNINSIPLKKILISIRHISSFIHNIYNYGVIRPNNTIKKQEIEEANKFIQTEHIDLRKLKDNLSMESTIFRHALRMAVVMSITYLVLNAQWFNIGTMGSYWVLLTIMVILKPGFGLTKERNFQRLLGTIIGGIIGAIILMTVHSEIARFIFLIFFFLIAYSLFRVNYIMAVMFMTPYVLIMLSFTGHNTFDIAKERIFDTFLGGMIAFISSYIVFPNWESFQIKNNIRQLLIANYNYLAQAVRILSGEDISITSYKLSRKELYIASANMGSTFQRMLSEPKWRQKSTKEANRFVILNHILSSYGATLLTQLTEAKNSNYTKEHLIILKKILNNLAKSIEEIPAKENSSPFQPVSDFPELTPDTLDPVETDLITEQLQFLNKISADLYKSTLDVMEKETAIQAQKLEIRNG
- a CDS encoding TetR/AcrR family transcriptional regulator, with the translated sequence MAKNADAKRMKILEAAKRRFAHFGLAKTTMAEIAQDLSFSKALLYYYFPDKNRLYASVFEMAVDEIITETTAKIEDANGVCQAMDAFLSTRLQIIKDNYSIFEYAYSLRSELPPDVEEVLPKLFEKEIQQVSTILRKGIKHDGLVVDDVEVTAKILLISLLGMRLGILQEVKSLFLPPSKEEFDYILGLQQKLAKIFLNGLKS
- a CDS encoding YpdA family putative bacillithiol disulfide reductase, translating into MDNSIDILIVGGGPIGIACGIEAKRNNLSHVILEKGCLTNSLYNYPINMSFFSTSERLEIGDTPFVTTNPKPKRAEALEYYRRVERKFDLNTHLFEEVIDINKVDGLFLVTTSKTSYRAKHVIIATGFYDIPMYLGVPGEGLPKVRHYYDDPHYYAKQKVVVVGASNSSIDAALETYRKGAEVTLIIRGKEVSPRVKYWVRPDIENRIAFGEIKAYYNANITNITEREVEFDTPRGKKVIENDFVLALTGYRPNFEFLEKIGVEIPLQAPCIPHHNPETMETNIPNLYLAGVVCGGLNTHLWFIENSRVHANLIVSHILKSVNS
- the murB gene encoding UDP-N-acetylmuramate dehydrogenase, yielding MKSIILKQQPLNALNSFGIQATAQKYVKVEDESMLSSLYEDKAFDSEFFILGGGSNVLFTKDYPGLIVHMASKGIQHFIEGNQVFVTAEAGEVWNDLVWYCIDHDFAGLENMALIPGTVGASPIQNIGAYGQELMHIFYSCRAFDTQTGEFVTFNNTECQFSYRDSIFKREYKGRFIICSVTYKLDLFGKVNTSYGAIEGELAKRGITEPTIRDVAEVVSFIRVEKLPDPSTIGNAGSFFKNPIISAAEFQKIAAEHPEIVHYPLPDGREKLAAGWLIEKCGWKGKAVGEVAVWKNQALVLTNKGNASGNAIYEVSSTIVDDVRTMFGVLLEREVNIL